Proteins co-encoded in one Symmachiella macrocystis genomic window:
- a CDS encoding V-type ATP synthase subunit I codes for MAIVALDKLTVYGTSGQKADVLDGLQQLGCMHLVNLRGTAPQQPELVSREARDALRYLQACPDQRRQIFSRTAFERETVIREVLAAKEQRDQLAVELDQLYQAISDLEPWGDFLWPASAPVGKPQFWFYKVPLNRMSELPDDVVWHLANSDNRYAYVVVIASELPVDFPFTPIELEHRPLSQLRLRLEAVQEELEELSWKRIALTRWRQLLKNDLDAADDKAAQAAAAEGVLDDRSVFSLQGWVPHQATADVRNFADRHQLAVTIEPVAAAEAPPTLLKNPERIAGAEGCVTFYITPGYHAWDPTTVVYFSFSLFFAMIVADAGYGLIMAGLLLFSWRKLSHNRSGRRMRNLLLGIVSTTIIYGVIVGSYCGVEPPSGMWLDSLRVKIDGQPMMSNQTAMMVIAVAIGVTHLILANMISAWRHRKSLRCVGHLGWAGIMLGGFLAGTGTMSKIQPLANAGTTVAIIGGVAVLLFSSERPAATWSITVQLRRLLDGVMQFANLSKAFGDSLSYLRLFALGLASAQLAVTFNGLAAGAYDSGGIGVLLALLILAVGHGINLLLGLMGGVVHGLRLNCIEFFNWSLTEEGHPFQPFRKKAET; via the coding sequence ATGGCCATTGTTGCGTTGGACAAATTGACGGTGTACGGCACCAGCGGACAGAAAGCAGACGTCCTTGACGGTCTGCAGCAACTGGGCTGCATGCATCTGGTCAACCTGCGGGGCACCGCTCCGCAACAGCCCGAACTTGTCTCCAGGGAGGCCCGCGACGCTTTGCGGTATTTACAAGCCTGCCCGGACCAAAGGCGGCAAATCTTTTCTCGCACGGCATTTGAACGTGAAACAGTCATTCGCGAGGTCCTGGCGGCCAAGGAGCAACGTGATCAGTTGGCCGTGGAACTGGACCAACTGTATCAGGCGATTTCCGACCTGGAGCCATGGGGCGATTTTTTGTGGCCCGCCTCCGCCCCAGTCGGCAAGCCACAATTCTGGTTTTATAAAGTGCCGTTGAATCGCATGTCCGAGCTTCCCGACGACGTCGTCTGGCACTTAGCGAATAGCGACAATCGGTACGCCTATGTTGTCGTCATTGCGAGCGAATTGCCGGTGGATTTTCCGTTCACGCCGATCGAATTGGAGCACCGGCCATTATCGCAATTGCGGTTGCGTCTGGAAGCCGTCCAAGAGGAACTCGAGGAATTGAGTTGGAAACGTATTGCGTTGACGCGCTGGCGGCAATTGTTGAAAAACGATTTGGATGCTGCCGACGACAAGGCCGCCCAAGCCGCGGCCGCCGAGGGGGTTTTGGACGATCGGTCCGTCTTTTCGCTGCAGGGCTGGGTTCCGCATCAGGCGACGGCAGACGTGCGGAACTTCGCGGATCGGCACCAATTAGCGGTTACGATCGAACCAGTCGCCGCTGCTGAGGCACCTCCGACGTTACTGAAGAATCCCGAACGGATCGCCGGCGCTGAAGGCTGCGTCACGTTTTACATTACGCCGGGTTACCACGCCTGGGATCCGACGACGGTTGTGTATTTTTCGTTTAGTCTGTTTTTCGCCATGATTGTGGCCGATGCCGGTTATGGATTGATTATGGCGGGGCTGCTGCTGTTTTCGTGGCGTAAATTGAGCCACAATCGGTCCGGCCGGCGGATGCGTAATTTGCTGTTGGGAATTGTGAGCACCACAATCATTTATGGTGTGATCGTAGGCAGTTATTGTGGCGTCGAACCGCCGTCCGGTATGTGGCTGGACTCGCTGCGGGTGAAGATCGACGGCCAACCGATGATGAGCAATCAGACTGCAATGATGGTCATTGCGGTTGCTATCGGCGTAACTCATTTGATCCTCGCCAACATGATTTCCGCCTGGCGACACCGCAAGTCACTTCGCTGTGTGGGACATTTGGGGTGGGCCGGCATCATGCTGGGAGGCTTTCTGGCGGGAACCGGAACTATGTCGAAAATCCAGCCTCTGGCGAACGCCGGGACGACCGTGGCGATCATTGGTGGTGTGGCGGTGCTGCTTTTCAGCAGCGAACGACCTGCGGCGACCTGGAGCATCACAGTTCAGTTGCGGCGGTTGTTAGATGGAGTGATGCAGTTTGCGAATCTGTCCAAGGCCTTTGGTGATTCGCTGAGTTATTTGCGATTGTTCGCCTTGGGCTTGGCCAGCGCGCAACTCGCGGTCACATTCAACGGCTTGGCGGCAGGTGCCTATGATTCCGGAGGGATTGGCGTTTTGCTGGCGTTGTTGATTCTGGCAGTCGGACACGGCATCAACTTATTGCTGGGACTGATGGGGGGCGTGGTGCATGGTTTGCGGCTGAACTGCATCGAATTTTTCAATTGGAGCCTGACCGAGGAAGGGCATCCCTTTCAACCGTTCAGAAAGAAAGCGGAGACATAA
- a CDS encoding V-type ATP synthase subunit D, whose protein sequence is MRLSLNKNSLKQQRDQLAMFRRFLPSLDLKRQQLLGAWKQSCQQLAQAQQEIDQYQQSLDRLLPLLGSSTLQTCDLSSLVRVREVAIGEENVVGVHVPLVLDMEFERSPYSALTLPFWVDQLVDNLENLAKLRVQFQVHQARVEKLGAAVRKITQRVNLFGKVLIPTAQDNIKRIRIALSDEERAAVVRSKLSKRKRH, encoded by the coding sequence ATGAGACTGTCGCTGAATAAAAACTCACTCAAACAACAGCGTGACCAGTTGGCTATGTTTCGTCGGTTTTTGCCTTCACTGGATCTCAAACGGCAGCAATTGTTGGGCGCGTGGAAGCAGTCGTGCCAGCAATTAGCCCAGGCCCAGCAGGAGATCGATCAGTACCAACAGTCGCTAGACCGTTTGCTTCCGCTGTTGGGCAGTTCTACCCTCCAAACTTGCGACCTGTCCTCGTTAGTGCGCGTGCGGGAAGTGGCGATCGGCGAGGAAAACGTCGTCGGCGTGCATGTACCGTTGGTTCTCGACATGGAGTTCGAACGGTCGCCCTACTCGGCACTGACGCTTCCCTTTTGGGTGGATCAATTGGTCGACAATCTTGAAAACCTAGCGAAATTACGCGTACAGTTTCAGGTGCATCAAGCCCGCGTCGAGAAATTGGGGGCAGCTGTTCGAAAAATCACGCAACGAGTCAATCTGTTTGGAAAAGTATTGATTCCGACTGCACAGGATAACATCAAACGAATCCGAATCGCGTTGTCCGACGAAGAGCGGGCCGCAGTGGTGCGGTCGAAACTCTCGAAACGAAAACGTCACTGA
- a CDS encoding V-type ATP synthase subunit B, with amino-acid sequence MLDELTFFTRVLSIVGDILKVRAKNIGLGDLAVVENWDGDRSLAQVIEIQEDEVSLQVFTGGKGLSTEARVQFLGHASQVTYSENVLGRVFDGAGEPIDGGPLLGGDPRVEIGGPSVNPVMRIVPKRMIETKIPMIDVFNCLVESQKIPIFSVAGEPYNQLLARIGIQANAEIVIFGGMGLVFDDYHFFRSTFEEEGVSARTVMFVNQASDPIVERMLVPDMALKVAERFAVEQKKRVLVLLTDMTAYADALKEIGVSMERVPATRGYMGDLYSQLALRYERACDYRGAGSVTILSVTTMPGDDVTHPVPDNTGYITEGQLYLHDAMIDPFGSLSRLKQQVIGKATREDHGQLMNTMIRFYSGAKDAEKKQAMAFDLSPFDFQLLKFGGLFRSRFMDINVSLGLTDALDLGWRTLAECFGPDELLMKQELIDKYYRPVTLPDESDGQAQ; translated from the coding sequence ATGCTCGATGAGTTGACGTTTTTTACGCGTGTGTTGTCAATTGTCGGCGACATTCTCAAGGTGCGGGCAAAAAACATCGGATTGGGCGACCTGGCGGTCGTTGAGAACTGGGATGGCGATCGATCGTTGGCCCAAGTGATTGAGATCCAAGAAGACGAGGTTTCACTGCAGGTCTTTACGGGGGGCAAGGGCCTATCGACCGAGGCGCGCGTGCAGTTTCTGGGACATGCCTCCCAGGTGACCTATTCGGAAAACGTCCTGGGCCGCGTGTTTGACGGCGCCGGCGAGCCGATTGATGGAGGGCCTCTGTTGGGTGGCGACCCTCGCGTGGAAATCGGGGGCCCGTCGGTCAATCCCGTGATGCGGATCGTCCCGAAGCGGATGATCGAGACCAAGATTCCCATGATTGATGTTTTCAACTGCTTGGTGGAAAGCCAAAAAATCCCTATCTTTTCGGTGGCTGGAGAGCCTTACAATCAATTGCTGGCCCGAATCGGCATCCAGGCAAACGCAGAGATCGTGATCTTCGGCGGCATGGGGTTGGTGTTTGACGACTACCACTTCTTTCGGTCCACGTTTGAGGAAGAGGGAGTCTCTGCACGAACGGTGATGTTTGTCAATCAAGCGTCCGACCCCATCGTCGAACGGATGCTCGTTCCGGACATGGCATTGAAAGTCGCCGAACGCTTTGCTGTCGAGCAAAAAAAACGTGTGCTAGTGCTTTTGACGGACATGACTGCCTATGCTGACGCGCTTAAGGAAATCGGCGTGTCGATGGAACGTGTGCCTGCCACACGCGGCTATATGGGGGATTTATATAGCCAACTCGCCTTGCGGTACGAACGGGCATGTGACTATCGAGGCGCCGGTTCCGTGACGATTCTCTCCGTGACCACGATGCCCGGCGACGATGTCACACATCCGGTACCGGACAATACCGGTTACATCACGGAAGGACAGTTGTACTTGCACGACGCGATGATCGATCCGTTTGGTTCGCTCTCACGACTGAAGCAGCAGGTCATCGGCAAGGCCACGCGCGAAGACCACGGGCAACTAATGAACACGATGATCCGCTTTTATTCCGGGGCGAAGGACGCAGAAAAGAAACAAGCCATGGCGTTTGATTTGTCACCGTTCGATTTTCAGTTGCTGAAGTTTGGCGGCTTGTTCCGTAGCCGGTTTATGGACATCAACGTCTCGTTGGGGTTGACGGATGCCCTGGATCTCGGTTGGCGGACATTGGCCGAGTGCTTTGGCCCGGATGAGTTGTTGATGAAGCAGGAGCTCATTGATAAATATTATCGTCCGGTGACACTTCCTGATGAATCGGACGGACAAGCGCAATGA
- a CDS encoding ion transporter codes for MSKPTAMNEKHENLSWRARWYEVIFEADTPAGKLFDVLLLIAILLSVLVVMCESVEAIRKAYPKLLVGAEWFFTLLFTLEYGVRIICARRPKRYIFSFYGIVDLLAILPTYVIALPIFEGGPSAQRLAVIRAIRLLRVFRIFKLAHMLSEASALRQAIWAARAKIAVFLSFVLIAVVIVGSAMHLIEGGRVDSDGQQIVTGFDSIPESMYWAIVTMTTVGYGDVSPTTGLGKALAACMMILGYCMIIVPTGIVSAELAHAGGKSQTTQVCPECMGEGHAADAVHCKYCGAKL; via the coding sequence ATGTCCAAACCCACGGCGATGAACGAGAAGCACGAAAATCTCTCATGGCGCGCGCGCTGGTACGAAGTCATCTTCGAAGCAGACACCCCCGCAGGCAAGCTGTTCGACGTGCTGCTGCTGATTGCGATTCTGTTAAGCGTACTGGTAGTCATGTGTGAGAGCGTCGAAGCTATTCGCAAAGCTTACCCCAAGCTTCTGGTCGGCGCAGAGTGGTTCTTCACGCTGTTGTTCACGCTCGAGTACGGAGTGCGGATCATTTGTGCCCGCCGCCCCAAACGCTACATTTTCAGCTTCTATGGGATTGTTGATCTGTTGGCAATCTTGCCAACTTACGTCATCGCCTTGCCAATTTTCGAGGGCGGACCAAGTGCTCAGCGACTCGCAGTCATTCGTGCAATCCGGCTACTGCGTGTGTTTCGGATATTCAAGCTGGCCCACATGCTGTCCGAAGCTTCAGCCCTGCGACAGGCTATTTGGGCGGCTCGCGCCAAGATCGCCGTCTTCTTGTCATTCGTGTTGATTGCTGTCGTCATCGTTGGGTCGGCCATGCATTTGATCGAAGGTGGAAGAGTCGACTCTGACGGCCAACAGATCGTCACAGGATTCGACTCGATCCCAGAAAGCATGTACTGGGCTATCGTGACAATGACGACCGTCGGCTACGGAGACGTCTCGCCAACGACCGGTCTGGGAAAGGCCTTGGCTGCTTGCATGATGATCCTAGGTTATTGCATGATCATCGTGCCGACAGGAATCGTATCGGCTGAGTTGGCTCACGCCGGGGGCAAAAGTCAGACGACTCAAGTCTGCCCTGAATGCATGGGGGAAGGGCATGCAGCCGACGCCGTCCACTGCAAGTATTGCGGGGCAAAATTGTAG
- a CDS encoding class I SAM-dependent methyltransferase has translation MTANGDPARILGQYESYPYPSLPEDGKRYSELANLVRLFEMECGYTFANKRILDVGTGTGLRLLELASTYPNNEYLGIDFSEPSIQYAEMAKKSYDDTSVSFRAIDAAKLNTQEFGQYDFIFCMGVLHHLENPRELLTTLSRLTTKNGAIFFYVYGEYGSAERMKRKRFLTHFHGEDATHAKIAMAKTMGFTDFPYGWELRNQQDVDAMIVDAYINNYEVLYTLEKIHDIIPHDEFSTWIPFGFALENNGVLVESRLSNDNKLPLPRATPEKFLTSLDLRERYAALPKRQQLLLLEDWFQPSGYTVLLQGGDFLSQLGNPRRLSENTWE, from the coding sequence ATGACGGCCAATGGTGACCCGGCTCGCATTTTGGGGCAATACGAATCCTATCCCTATCCTTCACTTCCTGAAGACGGCAAACGGTATTCGGAATTGGCGAATCTCGTACGCCTTTTTGAAATGGAATGCGGATACACATTCGCGAATAAGCGGATCTTGGATGTTGGAACAGGAACTGGACTACGACTGTTAGAACTCGCTAGCACATATCCCAATAACGAATATCTCGGTATCGATTTCTCGGAACCATCGATCCAATACGCGGAAATGGCGAAAAAATCGTACGATGATACTTCTGTGTCATTCCGGGCAATTGATGCCGCGAAATTGAATACTCAAGAATTTGGCCAATACGACTTTATTTTCTGTATGGGAGTATTGCATCACCTTGAAAACCCACGCGAATTGCTGACCACATTAAGTCGCCTAACGACGAAAAACGGAGCAATTTTCTTTTACGTTTATGGAGAATATGGGTCTGCGGAAAGGATGAAGCGGAAACGATTTTTAACTCACTTTCACGGTGAGGATGCCACTCATGCAAAAATCGCGATGGCTAAGACCATGGGCTTTACAGATTTCCCATATGGTTGGGAATTGCGAAATCAACAAGACGTGGATGCGATGATTGTCGACGCTTACATCAACAATTACGAGGTGTTGTATACGCTTGAAAAGATCCACGATATTATACCGCATGACGAATTTTCTACTTGGATTCCATTTGGATTTGCCTTAGAAAATAACGGCGTACTCGTGGAGAGCCGTTTATCCAACGACAATAAGTTGCCTTTGCCTCGAGCAACGCCAGAGAAGTTTCTCACCTCATTGGACCTCCGTGAAAGATACGCAGCCCTGCCCAAGCGCCAACAATTGTTGCTCTTAGAGGACTGGTTCCAACCTAGCGGGTATACAGTATTGTTACAGGGCGGAGATTTTTTGAGTCAGCTTGGTAATCCTCGACGTTTGTCGGAGAACACTTGGGAATGA
- a CDS encoding amino acid adenylation domain-containing protein translates to MRYHLLTSFCASLREFSTKAALEVCSESYSYERLDQFAGRIAATIATQNDPTRVAGLLAARSLVAYSGVLGILRSGKAYVPLNPRFPQERTLKMIDASGMRTIVVGSEAVSLLKQLLPGVSRPLTLVLADTVDVGELTNEFPLHKFVSESAMSSVQLPAVPDDVGDDDIAYLLFTSGSTGDPKGVPVSHRNVVSYLRYLTKRYGVNEQDRFSQTFDLTFDLSVHDMFLCWSNGGCLCCVPERSTMAPAKFIREKQITMWFSVPSVASFLQRLRLLEPGAFPTIRYSLFCGEPLLASSAKAWQAAAPNSVVENLYGPTEATIAISHFPWNPETADSANFTNGVVPIGTLFTGQSHAIIDAEYQPVSSGQQGELCLSGTQVTRGYLNNDAKTAEQFIHLGSSDELWYRTGDLVREDETGCIHYLGRIDNQIQVLGHRVELQEIENALRQSGDNSAVALGWPPMQAAAECIYAVFTENPELETQRILSHCKQSLPDYMVPRRVIFVPQIPLNANGKVDRRTLSEQIRGLVDE, encoded by the coding sequence ATGAGATACCACCTCCTAACGAGCTTTTGTGCGTCATTGCGTGAATTCTCGACTAAGGCGGCACTCGAAGTATGCAGCGAATCGTATTCCTACGAGAGGCTCGATCAGTTCGCGGGCCGTATCGCAGCCACAATCGCAACTCAAAACGATCCAACTCGCGTCGCCGGCTTGCTTGCCGCTCGAAGCCTCGTCGCTTATAGCGGAGTATTAGGAATCCTCCGTTCTGGCAAAGCGTACGTACCGTTGAATCCGCGCTTTCCACAAGAGCGCACGCTGAAAATGATTGATGCCTCTGGTATGCGGACGATCGTCGTCGGTAGTGAAGCGGTGTCTTTGTTGAAACAGTTGCTGCCCGGCGTCTCGCGGCCATTGACGCTGGTTTTGGCAGACACAGTGGACGTCGGAGAGCTAACCAACGAATTTCCACTTCACAAATTTGTTTCCGAATCGGCGATGTCGTCAGTTCAATTGCCAGCGGTACCGGACGACGTAGGTGACGATGACATCGCGTATTTATTGTTCACCTCGGGCAGTACCGGCGATCCGAAAGGAGTTCCGGTCAGCCATCGGAATGTTGTGAGCTATTTGCGGTATTTGACAAAGCGGTACGGCGTGAACGAACAGGACCGGTTTTCCCAAACGTTTGATTTGACATTCGACCTCAGCGTGCACGATATGTTTTTATGTTGGAGCAATGGTGGTTGTTTGTGCTGTGTCCCCGAACGCTCCACAATGGCGCCCGCCAAATTCATCCGCGAAAAACAGATCACAATGTGGTTTTCGGTCCCTTCGGTCGCTTCGTTTTTGCAACGACTACGATTGCTTGAACCCGGGGCGTTTCCCACGATTCGTTATAGTCTGTTCTGCGGTGAGCCGTTGCTAGCGTCTTCGGCAAAGGCGTGGCAGGCTGCCGCTCCGAATTCGGTTGTCGAAAACCTGTATGGGCCGACGGAAGCCACGATCGCGATTTCCCACTTCCCTTGGAACCCGGAAACTGCGGACTCGGCTAACTTCACAAACGGCGTCGTACCGATCGGTACGCTGTTCACCGGTCAATCGCACGCCATCATCGATGCGGAATATCAACCGGTGTCGTCTGGACAACAGGGCGAACTCTGTCTGAGCGGAACTCAAGTTACCCGGGGCTATTTGAACAACGACGCGAAGACGGCAGAACAGTTTATCCATCTGGGCAGCAGCGATGAGTTGTGGTACCGCACGGGTGATTTGGTCAGGGAGGATGAAACCGGCTGCATTCATTACCTCGGTCGGATCGACAATCAGATTCAAGTGCTGGGGCATCGGGTGGAATTACAGGAGATTGAAAACGCGCTGCGGCAGTCCGGAGACAATTCTGCGGTGGCGCTCGGCTGGCCGCCGATGCAGGCGGCCGCAGAATGCATTTATGCGGTCTTCACAGAAAATCCGGAGTTGGAAACGCAGCGTATTCTGTCGCATTGTAAGCAATCGCTCCCGGACTATATGGTGCCACGACGCGTGATATTTGTCCCACAAATCCCTCTCAATGCCAACGGCAAGGTCGACCGTCGCACATTGAGCGAACAAATTCGAGGACTCGTTGATGAATGA
- a CDS encoding phosphopantetheine-binding protein has product MNDQTTDVRNFILQKIRAAAEVKAIAVDDIGDDFDFFESEIFDSLGLVGLLTQIEGELGASIDFSELDPEEFTTLGGLTRITEAAMKS; this is encoded by the coding sequence ATGAATGATCAAACTACTGACGTGAGAAACTTTATCCTCCAAAAAATACGCGCCGCCGCGGAAGTCAAAGCGATCGCTGTCGACGATATCGGCGACGACTTTGATTTCTTTGAGTCGGAAATCTTCGATTCGCTGGGCTTGGTGGGATTGTTGACGCAAATCGAAGGTGAACTCGGCGCGAGTATCGATTTTTCCGAACTCGATCCAGAGGAGTTCACGACATTGGGCGGACTAACACGCATCACCGAAGCCGCGATGAAATCTTGA
- a CDS encoding carbamoyltransferase family protein, with amino-acid sequence MNIIGISGLEDAMPFKKAHWPGLEEREYRISQGHDSAAALVLDGRIVAAAEEERFTGNKHTGAFPVNAIHYCLREAGLTLGDVDELVHGFDYAPYRAIYALDPATRQQYDEVFSREALLKHVRRDLDGFPEDRVVQINHHFAHAASVYLTSGWDDCLVVVIDGMGEAHSASIYRGTGGNLELVQQVSAQDSIGILYSLITLHVGFDFNADEYKIMGLAPYGDPSRYRKFFQDVVQLNDDGTFKIPILQLNKTREERETNQATRQYLSENLIRPRSPEEEITDDHRDIAAALQECLDNTMLHLCGTFGKRLGARNLAMAGGVTLNCTANGKLLRSGLFDDIYVQPAAGDDGAALGAALSRSQYHGDAIPAKRLAPPYLGPAYSDEDIQQELVKFEAEISVTKFDSLEATCQDAARRVADGEVLAWFRGGMEFGPRALGNRSIVADPGHPEMRDRINAMVKKREGFRPFAPAVAAEEVHRWFDVDPGTELPYMIMIVDVREEHRAALPAITHVNGSARVQTVSQDHNSDFWMLLEEVGRATGRRMVLNTSFNVKGQPMVNSPREALTTFLGTGIDCLFLGDYLVQRRNANR; translated from the coding sequence ATGAACATTATTGGAATCAGTGGTTTGGAAGACGCCATGCCCTTTAAGAAAGCGCACTGGCCGGGTCTGGAGGAACGGGAGTATCGGATTTCACAAGGTCATGATTCCGCGGCGGCGCTGGTCTTAGACGGCCGCATCGTGGCTGCTGCGGAGGAAGAACGATTCACTGGGAATAAACATACGGGCGCCTTTCCGGTCAATGCAATCCATTACTGTCTGCGGGAAGCGGGATTGACGCTGGGCGATGTTGATGAACTCGTGCACGGATTCGACTATGCCCCTTATCGGGCAATCTACGCTTTGGACCCGGCAACGCGGCAACAGTACGATGAAGTGTTTTCCCGTGAAGCATTGTTGAAGCACGTCCGACGAGATCTCGACGGATTCCCGGAAGACCGCGTGGTTCAAATAAATCACCACTTTGCGCATGCCGCTAGTGTCTACTTGACGTCCGGATGGGATGACTGCCTGGTCGTGGTGATAGACGGCATGGGCGAGGCACACAGCGCCTCCATCTATCGGGGCACGGGTGGAAACCTTGAATTGGTTCAGCAAGTCTCCGCCCAGGATTCGATCGGCATCCTGTATTCGTTAATCACCTTGCACGTCGGCTTCGACTTCAACGCCGACGAATACAAGATCATGGGCCTGGCACCCTATGGTGATCCCAGCCGTTATCGCAAGTTCTTTCAAGATGTGGTTCAATTAAACGACGACGGCACATTTAAAATTCCGATTTTGCAACTCAACAAAACCCGTGAAGAGCGAGAAACAAATCAGGCGACGCGGCAATACTTGTCGGAGAATCTCATACGGCCTCGGTCACCGGAGGAGGAGATCACTGACGACCACCGCGATATCGCGGCAGCGTTGCAAGAGTGTCTCGACAATACGATGTTGCACCTGTGCGGAACATTCGGTAAGCGGCTCGGCGCACGCAACCTGGCGATGGCCGGCGGCGTGACGCTGAATTGTACGGCCAACGGAAAACTCTTGCGGTCGGGATTGTTCGACGACATTTACGTGCAGCCAGCCGCCGGAGACGATGGCGCGGCGTTGGGCGCGGCTTTATCTAGGTCCCAGTACCACGGTGATGCGATTCCGGCCAAACGATTGGCCCCACCCTACTTGGGACCGGCCTATTCCGACGAAGACATCCAGCAGGAACTCGTCAAATTCGAGGCGGAGATTTCTGTCACCAAGTTTGACTCCCTAGAAGCGACCTGCCAGGACGCTGCACGGCGCGTCGCCGACGGAGAAGTGCTGGCTTGGTTTCGCGGCGGTATGGAATTCGGCCCCCGGGCGCTAGGCAACCGCAGTATCGTAGCGGATCCCGGCCATCCAGAAATGCGCGATCGAATCAACGCCATGGTCAAAAAAAGGGAGGGTTTCCGGCCGTTCGCACCCGCCGTGGCGGCAGAAGAGGTCCACCGCTGGTTCGATGTCGATCCGGGTACCGAACTGCCGTATATGATCATGATAGTCGACGTCCGCGAGGAACACCGGGCCGCTCTTCCTGCAATCACGCATGTGAACGGGTCCGCACGCGTACAAACCGTCTCCCAGGACCACAATTCGGACTTTTGGATGTTGCTGGAGGAGGTTGGCCGCGCCACCGGACGCAGGATGGTTTTGAACACCAGCTTTAACGTGAAGGGCCAACCAATGGTCAATTCCCCGCGTGAGGCATTGACTACGTTTTTGGGTACGGGAATTGACTGCTTGTTCTTGGGCGACTATCTCGTCCAACGTCGGAATGCCAACCGGTAG
- a CDS encoding GNAT family N-acetyltransferase translates to MSNRIRIEAVATEDLPQFARSYAEQAHSQVISPITSARAEAQAKNPLASPGDVGLLVAYSGEKCVGHLGVIPGVLRTGQEQIPMIWTYGLFVQPEYRTSTAVLQLMKRLILMKKDTVITGFNEPSRRLCTAFGFRDFGRLEFLKLDLRNLDLVSALTRKFGRLTAKITGRKPRSEFSQSLLYVPIRRTVLGRLSCRASSQLSTVTSQEVERVRPPVYVELPSPTAVCRDVETVNWMLDNPWIPEAKAPTHPPYAFSDVRNLSRFIAVELENERGECTGYVTLLVTEKRGRRTLKMLDVRVLDPSQYEAVLWLAILHAKRFDVEQLVLPMEMEQAVGGIRVLARTVSQGQRSYQWLSNSEDSRMSRAIDASGPPSFSYVDGDCAYG, encoded by the coding sequence ATGTCGAACCGGATCCGTATCGAGGCGGTCGCAACGGAGGACCTGCCGCAATTTGCACGTTCCTACGCGGAGCAAGCCCACAGCCAGGTTATCAGCCCGATTACGTCCGCTCGCGCGGAAGCACAGGCTAAAAATCCCCTCGCGTCGCCCGGCGATGTCGGCTTGTTGGTCGCCTACTCGGGGGAGAAATGCGTTGGACATCTAGGAGTCATTCCGGGAGTGCTACGAACTGGTCAGGAACAGATTCCTATGATTTGGACCTACGGGCTATTCGTCCAGCCGGAATATCGCACCAGCACAGCTGTGCTTCAACTCATGAAACGTTTGATATTGATGAAAAAGGATACGGTCATCACCGGTTTTAACGAACCGTCCCGCCGGTTGTGTACCGCATTCGGTTTTCGTGATTTCGGCCGGCTGGAATTTCTGAAACTCGACTTGCGCAACCTGGACTTGGTGAGCGCCTTGACCCGGAAATTTGGGCGGCTTACGGCCAAGATCACGGGCAGAAAACCTCGCTCCGAATTTTCACAATCACTGCTCTACGTCCCGATTCGCCGGACGGTTCTTGGCCGTTTGAGTTGCCGCGCAAGTAGCCAGCTTTCCACTGTGACGTCGCAAGAGGTCGAGCGCGTCCGCCCCCCCGTCTATGTCGAGTTGCCAAGTCCAACCGCCGTATGTCGCGACGTTGAGACCGTCAATTGGATGTTGGATAATCCCTGGATCCCCGAGGCGAAAGCCCCGACTCACCCACCTTACGCCTTTTCGGATGTGCGGAATTTGTCGCGGTTCATCGCCGTGGAACTGGAGAACGAACGGGGCGAGTGCACTGGATACGTCACTCTGCTTGTGACAGAAAAACGCGGGCGGCGTACTTTGAAGATGCTTGACGTGCGTGTTTTGGATCCGTCGCAGTACGAGGCCGTTTTGTGGTTGGCAATTCTCCACGCCAAGCGATTCGATGTCGAACAACTTGTACTGCCGATGGAGATGGAACAGGCCGTCGGCGGAATCCGCGTGTTGGCAAGGACAGTGAGTCAAGGACAACGCTCGTATCAATGGCTGTCAAATAGCGAGGACTCTCGAATGAGCCGAGCCATCGACGCTTCAGGGCCGCCATCATTCAGCTACGTGGATGGGGACTGCGCTTATGGTTGA